One genomic region from Candidatus Borkfalkia ceftriaxoniphila encodes:
- a CDS encoding alpha amylase N-terminal ig-like domain-containing protein — MQAKTKNIFLMILSVLLILCSCLLLGSCQKGGDSGKDASRVDEPIATAELYHDIGAPYVSHIEPTDTDTVTMRLRLLRGNAAEVILRYTCDLDKPAADCRWTNVSMQYERADVNGYYDYYIGEIPPQKSAYRYHFIVKNNVESIVYNAENTYKGDSVPDSLSSDFLAQINFSTPDWSKGMLWYSAMPDSFYNGETFSDKYGGSINQNIWGLTHSGGLDYFGGDLNGLLQKTDYFKELNVNGLYINPIWLANHNAGYGAMDLANLDSTFGSEPMLTLLTEKLHENNMRFMLDGVFAFLTQASVYVNGENLWNTKPATEQSSPYYSVFMRDENGNIKSNQFGPIVDFGKVAAQKLIYSSPDSVMQYYLRLGIDGWRLDSSVLFGGMNTNGTKIIQDMRKYMKEVAPDSLLCIENASASTMYTDYAADTYWSQEFLAGVRSFSAKEITAESLAALSAKCYETVVRLPRATGLSLYTISADHDTMRLLDETSGNVEKAMAVHLLLMTYMGAPSLYYGEEIGMVSQFDHSFFDAMNWDRSTWNYDIFHLYKALGQFRAENEGLFKYGVLRDLGVDSDNLLWKFQRNYQDTFIMTVLNPAGKVRSGVEVDVHSLEVKNGEKLHDVLSGNSYVVQDGKVKIEIMPYGALLSNKKSQNWAGKWQLSGGEGEVKQIGENSFQVSGNRSAALPIYGNAILSLQSEGKITAFMRADNESGGAYYGAEIKGTKVTVKARESKGGTEKTVATLTVAKGETLSVVRSDDNTFYVETSNGKQASSECYVEMSYEGQCGFYGEGTVRNVTAKTAESQKSTQFEKGSDSMMFTAGETAKAVVADGKLTLKSAESGVYRLTHAPMRDITVKTQMSGSPKKDGDHMGVVVWQNATDYLFAGRANLGGTVKIVFGHVHEGTIQVQGSKDDVAGELIFQLERTGVNWAARYKAIGGEEFIPIGTHLIANYSDMYAGVVNDGTSEASFEYFCFGDAVNDGQSLSAHAGYGELAFDAVNFGNYGLVSYKAVSGTWEIGNGGVTQKNADIEKAEYSTNQSLQYFRADFTVKFQLVNSDAAYVEFLFGAASENCSVRLYPNGKLALQQGGIAVREVMLQNFDKTAATRLFIVYSDANVLTVMSGVQAKVEFSVTDFAASGGNLKWIGSKAAFQIGSYQCQAYSDNYPIFGNISAGNGEIYNPNAAMSLVSEGITDFILSFKLTQFQRSKPADDVYFAFILGGTVGKGEDSDNALVLGMTLAKELFVSIGGEKVVTRKLTDSLEIGSMVLTIVVQDKDIRVFAGNEATVSGTAALEYTDSVVRGGAFTFESVNARTKLSEVFLYGLKSEENAENVLKMR; from the coding sequence ATGCAAGCGAAAACTAAAAATATTTTTCTTATGATCCTCTCTGTTCTTTTAATCCTTTGCAGTTGCCTGTTACTGGGTAGTTGTCAGAAGGGAGGAGATTCGGGGAAAGATGCTTCACGTGTCGATGAACCTATCGCCACGGCGGAGTTATATCATGATATCGGCGCGCCGTACGTATCGCATATCGAGCCGACCGACACGGACACGGTAACTATGCGACTGCGGTTGTTGCGAGGAAATGCCGCCGAAGTGATTTTGCGGTATACTTGCGATCTCGATAAACCCGCGGCCGATTGCCGCTGGACGAACGTTTCCATGCAATACGAACGGGCGGACGTGAACGGGTATTACGACTATTATATAGGCGAGATTCCGCCGCAAAAGAGTGCTTACCGCTATCATTTTATCGTAAAAAACAATGTGGAAAGCATTGTCTATAATGCGGAGAACACCTACAAAGGGGATTCCGTTCCCGATTCGCTATCGTCGGATTTTCTGGCGCAAATCAATTTTTCAACGCCCGATTGGTCCAAAGGCATGCTGTGGTATTCCGCCATGCCCGACAGTTTTTACAACGGTGAAACTTTTTCCGATAAGTACGGCGGATCGATCAATCAGAATATTTGGGGTTTGACACACAGCGGAGGATTGGACTATTTCGGCGGCGATCTCAACGGCCTTTTGCAAAAAACCGATTATTTTAAGGAACTCAATGTAAACGGACTATACATAAACCCCATATGGCTCGCCAATCATAACGCGGGTTACGGCGCGATGGATCTTGCAAATCTCGACTCGACTTTCGGCAGTGAACCGATGCTGACTTTATTGACGGAAAAACTGCATGAAAATAATATGAGGTTTATGCTCGACGGCGTGTTTGCTTTCCTGACGCAGGCATCGGTGTATGTAAACGGCGAAAACTTGTGGAATACGAAGCCGGCGACCGAACAGTCATCACCTTATTATTCGGTATTCATGCGGGACGAGAACGGAAATATTAAATCCAACCAATTCGGTCCCATCGTTGATTTCGGCAAAGTTGCGGCGCAAAAGCTCATTTATTCTTCTCCCGATTCGGTCATGCAATATTATTTGCGGCTCGGTATAGACGGTTGGAGGCTCGATTCTTCGGTGCTGTTCGGCGGCATGAATACCAACGGCACGAAGATCATTCAAGATATGCGGAAGTATATGAAAGAGGTCGCGCCCGATTCGCTACTGTGTATTGAAAACGCTTCCGCATCAACGATGTATACCGACTATGCGGCGGATACGTATTGGAGCCAGGAGTTTTTGGCGGGCGTGAGAAGTTTTTCGGCAAAGGAAATTACGGCTGAATCGCTCGCGGCACTGAGCGCGAAATGTTACGAAACGGTCGTTCGTCTGCCCCGTGCGACGGGCCTTTCACTCTATACGATATCGGCCGATCACGATACCATGCGCCTTTTAGATGAAACGTCGGGCAATGTCGAAAAGGCTATGGCTGTTCATCTCCTGTTAATGACCTATATGGGTGCGCCTTCCCTTTACTACGGCGAAGAAATCGGCATGGTCAGCCAATTCGATCATTCGTTTTTCGATGCGATGAACTGGGATCGCAGTACATGGAACTACGATATTTTTCATCTGTATAAAGCGCTCGGACAATTCCGGGCAGAAAACGAAGGCTTGTTCAAGTATGGCGTTTTACGAGATTTAGGCGTAGATTCTGACAACCTTTTATGGAAATTTCAGAGGAACTATCAGGATACGTTTATAATGACCGTCTTAAATCCCGCAGGCAAAGTGCGCAGCGGCGTAGAGGTCGACGTCCATTCGCTGGAAGTGAAAAACGGAGAAAAATTGCATGACGTTCTGTCGGGAAACAGTTACGTCGTACAGGATGGCAAAGTAAAAATTGAAATCATGCCGTACGGCGCACTGCTGAGCAACAAGAAATCGCAAAATTGGGCAGGAAAGTGGCAGTTGAGCGGCGGTGAGGGAGAAGTAAAACAAATCGGCGAAAACAGTTTTCAGGTGAGCGGAAACCGCAGCGCGGCGCTGCCGATTTACGGTAACGCAATACTGAGTTTGCAAAGCGAAGGAAAAATAACCGCATTCATGCGGGCGGACAACGAGAGCGGCGGGGCTTATTACGGAGCCGAGATCAAGGGAACAAAGGTAACCGTCAAAGCGCGAGAGTCGAAGGGCGGGACAGAGAAGACGGTCGCAACGCTGACGGTGGCGAAAGGAGAAACGCTATCCGTAGTCCGAAGCGACGATAATACCTTCTACGTGGAAACGAGCAACGGGAAACAAGCGTCGAGCGAATGCTATGTAGAAATGTCCTATGAGGGGCAATGCGGATTTTACGGAGAGGGTACGGTACGGAACGTAACGGCAAAAACGGCGGAAAGCCAGAAGAGCACGCAGTTTGAAAAAGGGAGCGACTCGATGATGTTCACGGCGGGCGAAACGGCCAAAGCCGTTGTCGCGGACGGAAAGTTGACGTTAAAGAGTGCGGAAAGCGGAGTATACCGTTTGACGCATGCACCGATGCGCGATATTACAGTCAAGACGCAGATGAGCGGCTCACCGAAAAAAGACGGTGATCATATGGGCGTTGTTGTCTGGCAAAACGCAACGGATTATCTGTTTGCCGGCAGAGCCAATCTCGGAGGAACTGTAAAGATCGTATTCGGGCATGTCCACGAGGGAACCATTCAAGTACAGGGCAGTAAAGATGACGTTGCCGGCGAACTTATTTTTCAGCTTGAACGCACGGGTGTGAATTGGGCGGCTCGCTACAAGGCGATCGGCGGGGAAGAATTTATCCCTATCGGCACGCATTTGATTGCGAATTATTCGGATATGTACGCGGGTGTAGTCAATGACGGAACGTCGGAAGCATCCTTTGAATATTTTTGTTTCGGTGATGCTGTCAACGATGGACAGAGTTTGTCCGCTCATGCAGGATACGGCGAACTTGCTTTCGATGCTGTAAATTTCGGTAATTACGGGCTGGTTTCCTATAAGGCGGTAAGCGGCACTTGGGAGATCGGAAACGGCGGAGTCACGCAGAAGAACGCAGATATCGAAAAGGCAGAATATTCTACCAATCAGTCGTTGCAATATTTCCGTGCCGATTTTACGGTAAAATTCCAATTAGTCAATTCAGACGCGGCATACGTAGAGTTCCTGTTCGGCGCCGCTTCGGAAAACTGTTCCGTCAGGCTGTATCCGAACGGAAAACTCGCTCTCCAGCAAGGCGGGATAGCCGTCAGAGAAGTGATGCTGCAAAATTTCGATAAGACAGCGGCAACCAGGTTGTTCATTGTCTATTCCGACGCGAACGTGCTCACCGTGATGAGCGGTGTTCAAGCGAAAGTTGAATTTTCCGTGACAGATTTTGCGGCGTCGGGCGGAAATTTGAAATGGATAGGCAGTAAAGCGGCGTTCCAGATCGGCAGTTATCAATGTCAGGCATATTCAGATAATTATCCTATCTTCGGAAACATAAGCGCCGGCAATGGTGAAATATACAATCCTAACGCAGCCATGAGCCTGGTTTCCGAAGGGATTACCGACTTTATACTTTCTTTCAAATTAACGCAATTCCAGCGCAGTAAACCTGCGGATGATGTCTATTTTGCATTTATACTGGGAGGTACGGTCGGAAAAGGAGAAGACAGCGACAATGCTTTAGTGCTCGGAATGACACTCGCAAAAGAACTGTTCGTTTCGATCGGAGGTGAAAAAGTCGTTACACGGAAACTGACGGATTCTCTTGAAATCGGAAGCATGGTGCTTACGATTGTCGTGCAGGATAAAGATATACGAGTATTTGCGGGAAATGAAGCGACAGTTTCCGGTACGGCTGCACTCGAATATACCGATAGCGTCGTGCGAGGCGGGGCGTTTACCTTTGAGTCGGTCAACGCGCGTACGAAATTGAGCGAAGTGTTTCTATACGGACTAAAGTCCGAAGAAAATGCGGAGAACGTTTTAAAAATGCGGTAG